One Campylobacteraceae bacterium DNA window includes the following coding sequences:
- a CDS encoding ankyrin repeat domain-containing protein codes for MSNNNIINNSFDFSDLLITNIDNDLTFNQLLLNSADINIQNASGWCVLFEAVTSNLNEKIEEFIKRGANIDIRDHKGRNALFWAVYSNNTQAAKILLSLGINKTVKTIENLHILHYAVYKNNLELLELLVENGEDINKKDDLNSSPLIYAVLYNKIHLIDYLLECGADKMQEDYLGNTALSLAYDLKIKTMINKLKG; via the coding sequence ATGAGTAACAATAACATCATCAATAATTCATTTGATTTTTCTGATTTACTTATTACTAATATTGACAATGATTTAACATTTAATCAACTTCTATTAAACAGTGCTGACATAAATATCCAAAATGCAAGTGGTTGGTGCGTTTTATTTGAAGCAGTTACATCTAACTTAAATGAAAAGATAGAAGAGTTCATTAAACGTGGAGCCAATATAGATATAAGAGACCATAAAGGCAGAAATGCACTTTTTTGGGCTGTTTATTCTAATAATACACAAGCAGCTAAAATATTATTGTCTTTAGGTATCAACAAAACAGTTAAAACCATAGAAAACTTACACATACTTCATTACGCAGTATACAAAAATAATCTTGAATTATTGGAACTATTAGTAGAAAATGGCGAAGATATTAACAAAAAGGACGACTTAAATTCAAGTCCCTTGATTTATGCAGTTTTATACAATAAGATACATTTAATCGATTATTTACTAGAATGTGGGGCAGATAAAATGCAAGAAGATTATTTAGGCAATACTGCCTTATCTTTAGCATACGATCTTAAAATAAAAACTATGATAAACAAACTCAAAGGATAA
- a CDS encoding sensor domain-containing diguanylate cyclase gives MYKTLLENQPYAMALFDNKGKCLFFNKKELEFRNIKEKEIIHLFDNFDQNEVFILKRCLAFAQNKKKEVFFEYERNEMHYQLRMMEDDKQNLVTTSRNISKEKILEKEVKEEKENIKRFTDAIKGANIGFWDFFPQENKIFVNETWLTQKKYDSATFRKDDDIFSELLNGFDFIMGLIHPEDIEKTKTLISKHLKGESTLYEAEFRIKCADGTWKWIYDLGKVFQVDDEGSSLRMNGVHIDITNIKELQLTLEDRSKELILANEKLKISIEEVQNLKEKYEIKSKLDSLTEIYNKDYFMQLALKQMDIANRYKQTFSILFLDLDNFKKINDNYGHLMGDVVLKEVVKRVKACIRNSDIFARFGGEEFILLLPYTGKDDAFLLAERIRIYICSQAIIINDLEISVSTSIGLSSNTNKCKLEELIKKADHALYNAKNNGRNTTKICSI, from the coding sequence ATGTACAAAACACTCCTTGAGAATCAACCTTACGCTATGGCACTTTTTGATAACAAAGGAAAGTGCCTATTTTTCAATAAAAAAGAATTGGAATTTAGAAATATAAAAGAAAAAGAAATAATACATCTTTTTGATAATTTTGATCAAAATGAAGTTTTTATATTAAAGCGTTGCCTTGCATTTGCCCAAAATAAGAAAAAAGAAGTTTTTTTTGAATATGAAAGAAATGAGATGCATTATCAGCTAAGAATGATGGAAGATGATAAACAAAATTTAGTAACCACGAGTCGAAATATATCAAAAGAAAAAATACTTGAAAAAGAAGTTAAAGAAGAAAAAGAAAATATTAAACGTTTTACGGATGCAATTAAAGGGGCAAATATAGGTTTTTGGGATTTTTTTCCACAAGAGAATAAAATTTTTGTTAATGAAACCTGGTTAACACAAAAAAAATACGATAGTGCCACTTTTAGAAAAGATGACGATATTTTTTCTGAACTGTTAAATGGTTTCGATTTTATAATGGGATTAATACATCCCGAAGATATTGAAAAAACAAAAACACTAATTTCTAAGCACTTAAAAGGTGAGAGTACTCTTTATGAAGCTGAATTTAGAATTAAATGTGCTGATGGTACATGGAAATGGATTTATGATTTGGGAAAAGTATTTCAAGTTGATGATGAAGGCTCTTCTTTAAGAATGAATGGTGTTCATATTGATATTACAAATATAAAAGAATTACAGCTCACTTTGGAAGATAGAAGTAAAGAATTAATTCTAGCCAATGAAAAACTAAAAATTTCAATTGAAGAAGTTCAAAACTTAAAAGAAAAATATGAAATTAAAAGTAAATTGGATTCACTTACTGAAATTTATAATAAAGATTATTTCATGCAACTTGCATTGAAACAAATGGATATTGCAAATCGATACAAACAGACATTTTCTATCCTTTTTCTTGATTTAGATAATTTTAAAAAGATTAATGACAATTATGGACATTTAATGGGAGACGTTGTTTTAAAAGAAGTGGTAAAAAGAGTTAAAGCATGTATACGAAACTCAGATATATTTGCACGTTTTGGAGGAGAAGAGTTTATACTTTTACTGCCTTATACAGGAAAAGATGATGCCTTTTTATTGGCAGAGAGAATAAGAATTTATATTTGCAGTCAAGCTATAATAATCAATGATCTTGAAATTTCTGTTAGTACAAGTATTGGTCTTTCTTCTAATACTAACAAATGTAAATTAGAAGAGCTTATTAAAAAAGCAGATCACGCTTTATACAATGCTAAAAATAATGGGCGTAATACCACGAAAATTTGCAGCATATAA
- the sodN gene encoding superoxide dismutase, Ni, whose translation MFKIQTAKAHCDVPCGIYDPLVAQIAALSVIRMVDLMEGLEKSDSLNYVNSISRHIATKEQEAEKVKHEVRIIWGDFIKGPQVEAYPEIHGLVHNIMMLGSANKQHVSKAKALELLDAVNRFAEIFWEIKGVTTKKMKANYLPNEEIIVPA comes from the coding sequence ATGTTTAAAATACAAACAGCAAAAGCTCATTGTGATGTACCTTGTGGAATCTATGATCCATTAGTGGCTCAAATTGCAGCACTAAGTGTAATTAGAATGGTAGATTTAATGGAAGGTTTAGAAAAAAGTGATTCTTTAAACTATGTTAACAGTATTTCAAGACATATTGCAACAAAAGAACAAGAAGCTGAAAAAGTTAAACATGAAGTTAGAATTATTTGGGGAGATTTTATTAAAGGTCCACAAGTTGAAGCATATCCAGAAATTCATGGATTAGTTCATAACATCATGATGTTAGGTTCAGCTAATAAACAACATGTTTCTAAAGCTAAAGCCTTAGAATTATTAGATGCAGTAAACAGATTTGCAGAAATTTTCTGGGAAATCAAAGGTGTAACTACTAAAAAAATGAAAGCAAATTATTTACCAAACGAAGAAATTATCGTTCCTGCGTAA
- a CDS encoding cyclic nucleotide-binding domain-containing protein, producing MNDNPTAKLAFNMLQESMNSYFPLSPETWKSLLDISFFEEIKKGDVICSINDVPKYFSFVYKGLLRSYIIDDKGKEYNKNFFDEGTYPGSMVALLTNSFSLFEIQALENSLIIHIDFKAYRQLLIQANDLKLFQIYYLEKNWLIHKDAREVSIVQDDAQERYEDFLMNYSSLGARLSQFHIASHLGITPTQLSRIRKKQQ from the coding sequence ATGAACGATAATCCCACTGCAAAACTAGCCTTTAATATGCTGCAAGAGAGCATGAACAGTTATTTTCCTCTTTCCCCTGAAACATGGAAAAGCCTTTTAGATATTTCTTTTTTTGAAGAAATTAAAAAAGGAGATGTTATTTGTTCTATTAATGATGTACCTAAGTATTTTTCTTTTGTATATAAGGGTTTGTTGCGCTCTTATATAATTGATGATAAAGGAAAAGAATACAATAAAAACTTTTTTGATGAGGGTACGTATCCTGGTTCTATGGTTGCTTTACTTACAAATTCTTTTTCCTTATTTGAAATCCAAGCTTTAGAAAACTCTTTAATTATACATATTGATTTTAAAGCGTACAGACAATTATTAATACAGGCAAATGATTTAAAATTATTTCAAATATATTATCTTGAAAAAAACTGGTTGATACATAAAGATGCAAGAGAAGTATCTATTGTACAAGACGATGCCCAGGAAAGATATGAGGATTTTTTAATGAATTATTCTTCTTTGGGAGCAAGACTTTCTCAATTTCATATTGCATCTCACTTAGGTATTACGCCTACTCAATTAAGTAGAATTAGAAAAAAACAACAATAA
- a CDS encoding alpha/beta hydrolase, translating to MIELGYKKVGNGKINIVCLHELMGNHENYTNSLPYFDLKKHTLYLVDLRGYGLSYDSKGEYTCQEASKDITNLLEALELTNVHLLAHSMSTMIAQNIALLSNNIVTLILISPISPAGIKVSKKSQDKLLNDMQNDPNNIENIVRSASIRHNETWVKNRIQMATSASRIEARVGYMKMYLETDFKEEAKKLSLPIFIIVGKYDFVIFSLKTVKRLFEEIYENISLVECQEAGHYVMLECPVYFATQIEKFVKE from the coding sequence ATGATTGAACTGGGATATAAAAAAGTAGGCAATGGAAAAATAAATATAGTTTGTTTACATGAGCTTATGGGAAATCATGAAAACTATACAAACTCTTTGCCCTACTTTGATTTAAAAAAACACACTTTGTATTTAGTAGATTTAAGAGGCTATGGTTTATCCTATGATTCAAAAGGTGAATATACCTGCCAAGAAGCCTCAAAAGATATAACAAACTTACTTGAGGCACTAGAGCTTACAAACGTACATTTATTAGCCCACTCGATGTCTACTATGATTGCACAAAATATAGCCCTACTTTCCAATAATATTGTTACATTAATCTTAATTTCACCTATTTCACCTGCGGGTATTAAAGTGAGTAAAAAATCTCAAGATAAATTATTGAATGATATGCAAAATGATCCAAATAACATAGAAAACATAGTTAGAAGCGCTAGCATTCGACATAATGAAACATGGGTTAAAAATAGAATACAAATGGCTACAAGTGCTTCTAGGATAGAAGCAAGAGTGGGTTATATGAAGATGTATTTAGAAACAGATTTTAAAGAAGAAGCAAAAAAACTAAGTCTTCCTATTTTTATTATTGTAGGAAAATATGATTTTGTCATTTTTTCACTTAAAACAGTGAAACGTTTATTTGAAGAAATATATGAAAATATTTCTCTTGTTGAATGCCAAGAAGCAGGACACTACGTTATGTTAGAATGCCCTGTTTATTTTGCAACACAAATCGAAAAATTTGTAAAAGAATAA
- a CDS encoding S24/S26 family peptidase, which produces MKPFFLNPIKINDFVLFKRPNVGMMIKRVTAINDKGYYVKGENAFSIDSRDFGELAKSELLYKVILNFK; this is translated from the coding sequence ATGAAACCTTTTTTTTTAAATCCCATCAAAATCAATGACTTTGTTCTCTTTAAAAGACCTAATGTAGGTATGATGATTAAAAGAGTAACTGCTATAAATGACAAGGGTTATTACGTAAAAGGTGAAAATGCTTTTAGTATTGATAGCCGAGACTTTGGCGAATTAGCAAAAAGTGAACTTCTGTATAAAGTTATCTTAAATTTTAAATAA
- a CDS encoding SagB family peptide dehydrogenase, producing the protein MNNNLQTVHMYHQETKHFAHKYARSLGYMDWETQPNPYRSYEGTKKTPLPLAFNKVTPSYIDIFTNNKKKENIKELSLENISQFFQFSLGLAAIKEYGSQSWALRCNASSGNLQPSEAYIISQDIEGIDDGLHHYAPKEHHLERISLAKSDLSLPSNTFVVLLSSIVWREAWKYGERAWRYTQLDCGHALKALEISALMLGWEIEFIPSCDKDLNSLLGFDQKERFIKEEREVADMLLLVRLSDKSKNNTLDIKNLQNALTMDYEGQVNCLSASWHEWDILEKIEDASVNNELHNKENVLFKYENTLLREKTYESKDIVLLRRSAQVMDEHDSNISKSDFETILASVKAKNASVHLAIFVHDVQGYESGLYLLLRNTSHKDKLQMLCKSEFLWQEIKTEAGNLYLLQKGDFKAKAKLISCNQDIAAHSAFSLGMLVEFSSQLLEHGESRYKQLYWECGALGQQLYLETTSLNLSATGIGCFLDDLMHETLGLKGDSFQSLYHFTIGKGLIDERLSTLKPYQNQIN; encoded by the coding sequence ATGAATAATAATTTACAAACAGTACATATGTACCACCAAGAAACAAAACATTTTGCGCATAAATATGCACGATCTTTAGGTTATATGGATTGGGAAACTCAACCCAATCCTTACCGCTCGTATGAGGGTACAAAAAAAACACCCTTACCTTTGGCTTTTAACAAAGTAACTCCTTCTTATATTGATATATTTACTAACAATAAAAAGAAAGAAAACATCAAAGAATTAAGTCTTGAGAATATTTCACAGTTTTTCCAATTCTCGCTTGGTCTTGCAGCCATAAAAGAATACGGTTCCCAATCCTGGGCACTTAGATGTAATGCTTCAAGCGGAAATTTACAACCCAGTGAAGCTTATATTATTTCACAAGATATAGAAGGAATTGATGATGGTTTACATCATTATGCTCCTAAAGAGCACCACTTAGAGCGAATAAGTTTGGCCAAAAGTGATTTATCTTTGCCTTCGAATACATTTGTAGTACTTTTGTCATCTATTGTTTGGAGAGAAGCTTGGAAATATGGGGAAAGGGCTTGGAGATATACTCAATTAGATTGTGGACATGCTCTAAAAGCTTTAGAAATTTCTGCTTTGATGTTGGGCTGGGAAATAGAGTTTATACCAAGCTGCGACAAGGATTTGAATAGTTTACTTGGTTTTGATCAAAAAGAACGTTTTATTAAAGAAGAAAGAGAAGTAGCTGATATGTTATTATTAGTACGCTTATCTGATAAATCAAAGAATAATACACTTGATATAAAAAATTTACAAAATGCCTTAACTATGGATTATGAAGGGCAAGTAAATTGTTTGTCTGCTTCTTGGCATGAATGGGATATTTTAGAAAAAATTGAAGATGCTTCTGTAAATAATGAACTTCATAATAAAGAAAACGTTCTTTTTAAATATGAAAACACACTTTTGCGAGAAAAGACTTATGAGTCAAAAGACATTGTTTTATTAAGACGTTCAGCACAAGTAATGGATGAACACGATAGTAATATTTCAAAATCTGATTTTGAAACTATTTTAGCTTCTGTAAAAGCGAAGAATGCTTCTGTTCATTTAGCTATATTCGTACATGATGTACAAGGTTATGAGAGTGGTTTATATTTGCTTTTACGAAATACTTCGCATAAAGATAAACTACAAATGTTATGTAAGAGTGAGTTTTTATGGCAAGAAATCAAAACGGAAGCAGGAAATTTGTATTTATTGCAAAAAGGAGATTTTAAAGCCAAAGCTAAATTAATTTCTTGTAATCAAGATATTGCAGCCCATAGTGCTTTTTCTTTAGGTATGTTAGTAGAATTTTCTTCACAACTTCTTGAGCATGGAGAATCAAGGTATAAACAATTGTATTGGGAATGTGGAGCTCTTGGACAACAACTTTATTTAGAAACAACATCTTTGAATTTAAGCGCGACAGGAATTGGTTGTTTCTTGGATGATTTAATGCATGAAACGCTGGGACTTAAAGGCGATAGTTTTCAAAGTCTGTATCATTTCACCATTGGAAAAGGTTTAATTGATGAGCGTTTATCTACTTTGAAACCCTATCAAAATCAAATAAATTAA
- a CDS encoding antibiotic biosynthesis monooxygenase — protein MSQVVVVAKVKIKEEFYLDVYEELLKVYKYTQANDEGCIQYDLHSDEDDKYSFVFVETWESQEALDAHMQTEHFLDFVRKAAEKLELLEVKRLVKINI, from the coding sequence ATGAGCCAAGTAGTAGTTGTAGCAAAAGTAAAAATTAAAGAAGAGTTTTATTTAGATGTGTATGAGGAACTTTTAAAAGTATATAAATATACCCAGGCAAATGATGAGGGGTGTATTCAATATGATTTACACAGTGATGAAGACGATAAATATTCTTTTGTATTTGTAGAAACATGGGAAAGTCAAGAAGCCTTGGATGCACATATGCAAACAGAGCATTTTTTAGACTTTGTTAGAAAAGCGGCTGAAAAACTTGAATTATTAGAAGTAAAAAGACTGGTTAAAATAAACATTTAA
- a CDS encoding GyrI-like domain-containing protein, translating into MKTHRIKRLILSGLSTVTNNSHEFENSPGKIETLWADYVETKTYSKTFNTTKEHHMYGVYSEYTNGKDGDYKVTVAVEVSKNKNAILIENQKYLVFKNQGELPQIVIDTWAQVWEYFADDNSEFKRSFSIDFEKYLENDEIELYISIEG; encoded by the coding sequence ATGAAAACACATAGAATTAAAAGATTAATCTTATCAGGCCTTAGTACTGTTACTAATAATAGCCATGAATTTGAAAACTCTCCTGGAAAAATCGAGACGCTTTGGGCTGATTATGTTGAAACAAAAACGTATTCAAAAACATTTAATACCACTAAAGAACATCATATGTATGGAGTATATTCTGAATATACGAATGGAAAAGATGGGGATTATAAAGTTACGGTTGCAGTTGAAGTTAGTAAAAACAAAAATGCTATTTTAATTGAGAATCAAAAATACTTGGTTTTTAAAAATCAAGGAGAATTGCCTCAAATTGTTATTGATACGTGGGCACAGGTTTGGGAATATTTTGCAGATGATAATTCAGAGTTTAAAAGATCATTTTCAATTGATTTTGAAAAATATTTAGAAAATGATGAGATTGAACTGTATATATCAATAGAAGGATAA
- a CDS encoding DMT family transporter, giving the protein MNMILMVFAFLAGIALAIQATLNSSLGQLLQNSLLATLIAFGGSFVFTTLAFYVYVKEYPSIALIKEVPWYLWFSGSFLSACALALFYYLIPKIGILPLVSFSLAGQLFFSVVCGHFGWFDLPVTTLGTSKILGVVLMLMAIFLINKG; this is encoded by the coding sequence ATAAATATGATTTTAATGGTTTTTGCATTTTTAGCAGGTATTGCTTTAGCAATACAAGCAACACTTAATTCGTCCTTGGGGCAATTGTTACAAAACTCTTTATTAGCTACGCTGATAGCTTTTGGGGGTAGTTTTGTTTTTACTACTTTGGCTTTTTATGTATATGTAAAAGAGTATCCAAGTATTGCCCTTATAAAAGAGGTCCCTTGGTACTTGTGGTTTTCAGGTTCTTTTTTATCTGCTTGTGCTTTGGCTTTATTTTATTATTTAATTCCTAAAATTGGTATTTTGCCTTTGGTTTCTTTCTCACTTGCGGGACAACTGTTTTTTTCAGTTGTTTGTGGCCATTTTGGATGGTTTGACTTACCTGTTACTACACTTGGAACAAGTAAAATATTAGGAGTTGTTTTAATGTTAATGGCAATTTTTTTAATTAATAAAGGTTAA
- a CDS encoding group III truncated hemoglobin — translation MLENEITKDNTSLLVMRFYTKVLKDEAISSFFIEKLGADMKNTLWQKHILLLSDFWYTISLGKGDYRGNPFGPHLQIEGLKRESFESWLKLFFLTVDNIYTQEIALKFKEKSTIIAGNFMRNLRL, via the coding sequence ATGTTAGAAAATGAAATTACAAAAGATAATACCAGCTTATTAGTTATGCGTTTTTACACAAAAGTATTAAAAGATGAAGCTATTTCTTCCTTTTTTATTGAAAAACTAGGGGCGGATATGAAGAATACTCTATGGCAAAAACATATCCTTTTACTGAGTGATTTTTGGTATACTATTTCTTTAGGAAAAGGTGATTACAGGGGGAATCCTTTTGGCCCGCATCTTCAAATTGAAGGTTTAAAAAGAGAGTCTTTTGAATCATGGCTTAAACTATTTTTTTTAACAGTTGATAATATATATACGCAAGAGATAGCTTTAAAGTTTAAAGAAAAAAGTACAATAATAGCTGGGAATTTTATGAGAAATTTACGCTTATAA
- a CDS encoding rhodanese-like domain-containing protein — MIKKLLLTLLLTFNIAYAKMQTMNETQLHEDISKGVVVIDIRRADEWKKYGIIKGSKLITFFDEKGNYDINAWLNEFKKLVKTKDQKFVLICAHANRSKVVGNMLADQLKYTKVYDLKGGINYGWLDKGLKSVQINSK; from the coding sequence ATGATAAAAAAATTACTCTTGACATTGCTTTTAACGTTTAATATTGCTTATGCAAAAATGCAAACTATGAATGAAACCCAGTTACATGAAGATATCTCTAAGGGTGTAGTTGTAATTGATATTAGACGTGCAGATGAATGGAAAAAATATGGAATTATTAAAGGCAGTAAGTTAATAACTTTTTTTGATGAAAAAGGAAATTATGATATTAATGCATGGCTTAATGAATTTAAAAAACTCGTAAAAACAAAAGATCAAAAGTTTGTTTTAATATGTGCTCATGCAAATAGAAGTAAAGTTGTTGGTAATATGTTGGCTGATCAATTAAAGTATACGAAGGTATATGATTTAAAAGGTGGAATTAATTACGGTTGGTTGGACAAGGGCTTAAAAAGTGTTCAAATAAATTCAAAATAA
- the sigZ gene encoding RNA polymerase sigma factor SigZ, whose amino-acid sequence MEDTQEIWKIYHKQLLGFISSKISNKETAQDVLHEVFIKIHSKMHTLNDITKMRAWIYQITRNTIIDYYRKNKSKEEIPLWVDEEFQNSDEVLKEELSFCLGYLIGKLPQKYKTAIQISEIEGKTQQELADYENITLAGAKSRVQRGRDILKHMIFDCCELEINKVTKNMELNVKDEENCILVQEKKISNS is encoded by the coding sequence ATGGAAGATACGCAAGAAATATGGAAAATCTACCACAAACAACTCTTGGGTTTTATTAGCTCAAAAATATCTAATAAAGAAACAGCACAAGATGTTTTACATGAGGTATTTATAAAAATACACTCTAAAATGCACACCTTAAATGATATAACAAAAATGCGTGCATGGATATATCAAATTACAAGAAATACTATTATTGATTATTACAGAAAAAATAAGAGCAAAGAAGAAATTCCTTTATGGGTGGATGAAGAATTTCAAAACAGCGATGAAGTACTCAAAGAAGAGCTCTCTTTTTGTTTGGGTTATTTAATTGGAAAACTACCGCAGAAATATAAAACGGCTATTCAAATATCTGAAATTGAAGGTAAAACACAACAAGAGCTCGCTGATTATGAGAATATTACCTTAGCAGGTGCAAAATCAAGAGTACAAAGAGGAAGAGATATTTTAAAACATATGATATTTGATTGTTGTGAACTTGAAATTAATAAAGTTACAAAAAATATGGAACTCAATGTAAAAGATGAAGAAAATTGTATTTTGGTTCAAGAAAAAAAGATTTCTAATAGTTAA
- a CDS encoding LysE family translocator yields MSLIFAMMVFSFVMSISPGPVNIIIVSSSINNGFKASFPFLSGATIGFTCLLAFIAFGFINMIEEFPSIFSYLSVLGSVFIAYMGFKILSSKAAVQIDNNKNQPKFYEGFILQWLNPKAWMACVSGVSMFSSSSYNLMIFILIYFIICYMSLSFWGFLGQKITILFNSEFKLKVLNTIMGLSLIIIAVYLLVVNLK; encoded by the coding sequence ATGTCACTTATTTTTGCAATGATGGTTTTCTCATTTGTTATGTCTATTAGTCCAGGGCCAGTTAATATAATAATTGTTTCTTCTTCTATCAACAATGGTTTTAAAGCAAGTTTTCCTTTTCTTTCAGGTGCTACGATTGGTTTTACGTGTTTGCTTGCTTTTATTGCTTTTGGTTTTATTAATATGATTGAAGAATTCCCGAGTATTTTTTCTTACCTTAGTGTTTTAGGTTCTGTTTTTATTGCTTATATGGGTTTTAAAATACTCTCTTCAAAAGCAGCTGTGCAAATAGATAATAACAAGAATCAACCTAAATTTTATGAAGGTTTTATTTTACAATGGTTAAATCCTAAAGCATGGATGGCTTGTGTATCTGGGGTATCTATGTTTTCAAGTTCAAGTTACAATTTAATGATTTTTATATTAATCTATTTTATTATTTGTTATATGTCTTTGAGTTTTTGGGGATTTCTTGGGCAAAAGATTACGATTTTATTTAACAGTGAATTTAAATTAAAAGTATTAAATACTATAATGGGTTTATCATTGATTATAATTGCTGTGTATTTATTAGTAGTTAATCTCAAATAA
- a CDS encoding GNAT family N-acetyltransferase — protein MNTVNINEKNINNLLALFSLMGIDKRKNNLKFSKSWPNKLWFEYDYSQNDLLNAIHEAKNNERTLAIPLWNKDPFYDDYIALFEKNKMKISFEQIGMSLDLKAQKSFESSEEDVQVINKSEDISAWVNIASSSFSYVINDEIIKEVAKNPKATLLLAYKNKFPVGTALLYEHDNVLGVHLVGVPKEHRGNGLAYNIMLEAINIAKRKDINYMTLQASVLGLGIYKRLGFKEDFIMKNYIKE, from the coding sequence ATGAATACCGTAAATATCAATGAAAAAAACATCAATAATCTGCTTGCATTATTTTCATTAATGGGCATAGATAAAAGAAAAAATAATTTGAAATTCTCTAAATCATGGCCTAATAAATTGTGGTTTGAATATGATTATTCACAAAATGATTTATTAAATGCAATACATGAAGCTAAAAATAATGAGAGAACATTAGCTATTCCTTTATGGAATAAAGATCCTTTCTACGACGATTACATAGCGTTATTTGAAAAAAACAAGATGAAAATTTCTTTTGAACAAATTGGAATGTCTTTAGATTTAAAAGCACAAAAGTCTTTTGAAAGCAGTGAAGAAGATGTTCAAGTTATAAATAAAAGTGAAGATATATCTGCTTGGGTAAATATTGCATCTTCTTCTTTTTCATATGTAATCAATGATGAAATTATTAAAGAGGTAGCCAAAAATCCCAAAGCTACACTTTTATTAGCTTACAAAAATAAATTTCCTGTTGGTACTGCTTTATTATATGAACACGATAATGTTTTAGGTGTTCATTTAGTGGGTGTTCCTAAAGAGCATAGAGGTAATGGTCTAGCATATAATATAATGTTAGAAGCAATTAATATAGCAAAAAGAAAAGATATTAATTATATGACCTTGCAAGCTTCTGTTTTGGGTTTAGGTATTTATAAACGCTTGGGATTCAAGGAAGATTTTATTATGAAAAATTATATTAAAGAATAA